The following proteins are co-located in the Citricoccus sp. K5 genome:
- a CDS encoding helix-turn-helix domain-containing protein produces MANPLPGTIGSRIRKARETLGLNQDMFRIRLAKNGLTISQGTLSKIESGVRELRLHESPALCSTLGVTLDHLAGVADQDPNRIQVTDGDRFDFHLRSLVDLLADMNLAVSAKQHLSLQDLAERFAIPEKTLYVWRTNGSGPKGFRVGKHVRYRIEDVEAWEQEQVEAGDDR; encoded by the coding sequence ATGGCCAACCCACTCCCCGGCACGATCGGCTCCCGAATCCGGAAGGCCCGCGAAACGCTCGGACTGAACCAGGACATGTTCCGCATCCGACTCGCCAAGAACGGCTTGACCATCTCACAGGGCACGCTCTCCAAGATCGAATCAGGAGTCCGTGAACTGCGGCTCCACGAATCGCCGGCCCTTTGCTCCACCCTCGGCGTCACCCTGGACCACCTCGCTGGCGTTGCGGATCAAGACCCCAATCGCATCCAGGTCACGGACGGCGACCGCTTTGACTTCCATCTCCGGTCACTCGTTGACCTATTGGCTGACATGAATCTCGCTGTCTCCGCCAAGCAACACCTCTCGCTGCAGGACTTGGCTGAACGGTTCGCCATCCCGGAGAAGACTCTCTACGTATGGCGCACCAACGGCTCCGGCCCCAAGGGATTCCGGGTCGGGAAACACGTCCGCTACCGCATCGAGGACGTCGAAGCCTGGGAGCAGGAGCAGGTCGAGGCAGGTGACGACCGATGA
- a CDS encoding helix-turn-helix transcriptional regulator: MSKHFDDRVRERREELGMTLTELAERAGYGGHQAIIRIENEGSVGIEKAVKIADILGSPLDELTGRYPVAQVLMEKKGQREMARDLIEHLEGYLA; encoded by the coding sequence ATGAGCAAGCACTTTGACGACCGCGTGCGCGAGCGACGCGAAGAACTGGGCATGACGTTGACCGAGCTTGCCGAGAGAGCCGGCTACGGCGGTCACCAGGCGATCATTCGAATCGAGAACGAAGGGTCAGTCGGGATCGAGAAGGCAGTCAAGATCGCCGACATCCTCGGCTCCCCCCTCGATGAACTGACCGGCCGATACCCGGTTGCGCAAGTACTCATGGAGAAGAAGGGCCAACGCGAAATGGCGCGGGACCTCATCGAGCACTTGGAGGGATACCTCGCATGA
- a CDS encoding VRR-NUC domain-containing protein, with amino-acid sequence MTTLSATGRLPAGHPIHTLTEKQLQGTITDMATLLGWRWFHVHDSRRSPAGFPDLVLVHPGQGRTLWRELKTAKGRVSPDQKVWLADLVAAGEDADVWRPADLASGRVLAELRGQG; translated from the coding sequence ATGACCACCCTTAGCGCCACCGGCCGACTCCCCGCAGGACACCCCATCCACACCCTCACCGAGAAGCAACTCCAAGGCACCATCACCGACATGGCCACCCTGCTCGGCTGGCGCTGGTTCCATGTGCACGATTCCCGACGCTCACCTGCAGGCTTCCCGGATTTGGTGCTGGTTCATCCGGGGCAGGGGCGGACACTGTGGCGGGAGTTGAAGACGGCGAAGGGCCGGGTGTCCCCCGACCAGAAGGTGTGGTTGGCAGACCTCGTGGCGGCTGGGGAAGACGCCGACGTGTGGCGGCCGGCTGACCTTGCGTCGGGTCGGGTGCTGGCTGAGTTGCGTGGACAGGGTTGA